The Sphingopyxis fribergensis genome contains a region encoding:
- the murG gene encoding undecaprenyldiphospho-muramoylpentapeptide beta-N-acetylglucosaminyltransferase → MTATRHFLLAAGGTGGHMLPAYALAGELISRGHRVALVSDDRGLKIPGAPAEMETHVLPAGRVSGGPIGWIKAALAIFKGRRMAIDLIGAFDPAVVVGFGGYPSLPSLLAAGATKRPRVLHEQNAVLGRVNRMMAPRVDAVAVAYHNIQRYPAGHELKKHITGNPVRDEIVAIREEGYPPLPEDGIVRLLVVGGSLGATVLSEVVPAAIAMLPPALLSRLQIVQQCREADLETVRAKYADLGVAAECAPYIADFPERLRWAHLVIARAGASTVAELACAGRPAIFVPYPSAMDDHQTYNVVDLVEAGGAISFAQPDFTPAEVAKHIQRMALEPGALENAAARAASCGLPDATRDLADLVESLAAPPMMDVIRVGASSSQRAAASGMASARTGEQ, encoded by the coding sequence ATGACCGCGACGCGCCACTTTCTTCTCGCTGCCGGCGGGACGGGGGGACATATGCTGCCCGCCTACGCCCTCGCAGGCGAACTGATTTCGCGCGGACATCGCGTCGCGCTGGTCAGCGACGACCGCGGGCTCAAGATTCCGGGCGCTCCTGCCGAAATGGAAACGCACGTCCTGCCCGCCGGCCGGGTGTCGGGCGGGCCGATCGGCTGGATCAAGGCGGCACTCGCGATCTTCAAGGGGCGCCGGATGGCGATCGACCTGATCGGCGCGTTCGACCCCGCGGTCGTCGTCGGCTTTGGCGGCTATCCCTCGCTTCCCAGCCTGCTTGCCGCGGGCGCGACCAAGCGGCCGCGCGTGTTGCACGAACAAAATGCCGTGCTCGGCCGCGTCAACCGGATGATGGCGCCGCGCGTCGATGCCGTCGCGGTCGCTTACCATAATATCCAGCGTTATCCGGCGGGGCATGAACTCAAGAAGCATATCACCGGCAACCCGGTGCGCGACGAGATCGTCGCGATCCGCGAAGAGGGCTACCCACCGCTGCCCGAGGACGGCATCGTTCGTCTTCTCGTCGTTGGCGGCAGCCTCGGCGCGACGGTGCTCAGCGAAGTTGTGCCCGCCGCGATCGCGATGCTGCCCCCCGCGTTGCTCAGCCGTCTGCAAATCGTGCAGCAGTGCCGCGAGGCCGATCTGGAGACGGTGCGCGCCAAATATGCGGACCTGGGCGTCGCCGCCGAATGCGCCCCCTATATCGCCGATTTCCCCGAGCGGCTGCGCTGGGCGCATCTGGTGATCGCGCGTGCTGGCGCCTCGACCGTCGCCGAACTCGCCTGCGCCGGGCGGCCCGCGATCTTCGTACCCTATCCGAGCGCGATGGACGATCATCAGACCTATAATGTCGTCGACCTCGTCGAAGCGGGCGGGGCGATTTCGTTCGCGCAGCCCGATTTCACGCCGGCCGAGGTCGCGAAACATATCCAGCGCATGGCGCTCGAACCCGGCGCGCTCGAAAATGCCGCCGCGCGTGCCGCGAGCTGCGGCCTGCCCGACGCGACGCGCGATCTCGCCGATCTCGTCGAATCGCTCGCCGCGCCGCCGATGATGGACGTCATTCGCGTTGGCGCGTCGTCGAGTCAGCGTGCGGCTGCCAGCGGCATGGCCTCCGCCCGCACGGGAGAGCAATGA
- the murB gene encoding UDP-N-acetylmuramate dehydrogenase, whose product MSATDTLPTVRGKLTAKAPLAPLVWFKSGGPADWLFEPQDADDLADFLRDLDPAVPVMALGLGSNLIVRDGGFPGVVVRLGKAFAKVEAIDATTLRCGGGASGILVSSTARDAGIAGMEFLRSIPGTVGGFVRMNGGAYGGEVKDILIDCDVVLRSGERKTLPLADLGYTYRHSELPEGAVVIGATFRGQSGEPAAIQAEMDRISASREASQPLRSKTGGSTFKNPDGHKAWKLVDEAGCRGFAVGGAQVSEKHTNFLINTGDATSADIEALGEEVRRRVKDKSGVELQWEIQRVGVAK is encoded by the coding sequence ATGAGCGCGACCGACACCCTCCCAACCGTGCGCGGCAAGCTGACGGCGAAGGCCCCGCTCGCACCGCTCGTCTGGTTCAAGTCGGGCGGCCCCGCCGACTGGCTGTTTGAACCCCAGGACGCCGACGATCTCGCCGATTTCCTCCGCGATCTCGATCCCGCGGTGCCGGTGATGGCGCTCGGCCTTGGATCGAACCTGATCGTCCGTGATGGGGGCTTTCCGGGCGTCGTCGTCCGTCTCGGCAAAGCCTTCGCCAAGGTGGAGGCGATCGACGCGACGACCCTGCGTTGCGGTGGTGGCGCATCGGGCATCCTCGTCTCCTCGACCGCGCGCGATGCGGGCATCGCCGGCATGGAATTCCTCCGCTCGATCCCCGGCACCGTCGGCGGATTCGTGCGCATGAACGGCGGCGCCTATGGCGGAGAGGTAAAGGATATCCTGATCGATTGCGACGTTGTGCTACGCTCGGGCGAGCGCAAGACGCTGCCGCTCGCCGATCTCGGCTACACCTATCGCCATAGCGAACTGCCCGAAGGCGCCGTCGTGATCGGCGCGACCTTTCGCGGTCAGTCCGGCGAACCCGCAGCCATCCAGGCCGAAATGGACCGCATCTCGGCAAGCCGCGAGGCGTCGCAGCCGCTGCGCTCGAAGACCGGCGGCTCAACCTTCAAGAACCCTGATGGGCACAAGGCGTGGAAGCTCGTTGACGAGGCCGGCTGCCGTGGTTTCGCCGTCGGCGGCGCGCAGGTGAGCGAGAAGCACACCAATTTCCTGATCAACACCGGTGACGCGACGAGCGCCGATATTGAAGCACTCGGCGAGGAAGTCCGCCGCCGCGTGAAGGACAAGAGCGGCGTCGAGTTGCAATGGGAGATCCAGCGCGTGGGAGTGGCGAAGTGA
- the mraY gene encoding phospho-N-acetylmuramoyl-pentapeptide-transferase codes for MLYWLAEWLGFPGVLNLIRYLSFRSGAAVATALIIGLWIGPRFILMLRMRQGKGQPIREDGPQSHLAKKGTPTMGGLMILISLMISALLWMDLSNRFVWACLFVTGGFAIVGFLDDFDKVTKSSHRGIPGRVRLLVEFVIAAVAVFLIVSRTGTDLYLPFFSGIVLELGPLYYVFAMVLIVGFGNAVNLTDGLDGLATFPVIIASMAMLVIVYLSGNVKFAEYLGIPHVPGAGELAIFAAAIIGACLAFLWFNAPPAAVFMGDTGSLALGGALATIAVTAQHELVLVLIGGLFVVEALSVIIQVFWYKRTGKRVFRMAPIHHHFEQLGWPESTVVIRFWIVSIVLALAGLATLKLR; via the coding sequence ATGCTATATTGGCTGGCGGAATGGCTAGGCTTTCCGGGGGTGCTGAACCTCATTCGCTATTTGAGCTTTCGCTCGGGCGCCGCGGTCGCCACCGCGCTGATCATCGGGCTGTGGATCGGGCCGCGCTTCATCCTGATGCTGCGCATGCGACAGGGCAAGGGGCAGCCGATCCGAGAAGACGGCCCGCAAAGTCATCTGGCTAAAAAGGGCACGCCGACGATGGGCGGCCTGATGATCCTCATTTCGCTGATGATCTCCGCGCTGCTCTGGATGGACCTGTCGAACCGTTTTGTCTGGGCATGCCTGTTCGTGACCGGCGGTTTTGCCATCGTCGGTTTCCTCGACGATTTCGACAAGGTAACCAAGTCAAGTCACCGGGGCATTCCCGGCCGCGTCCGCTTGCTCGTCGAATTCGTGATCGCGGCTGTCGCGGTTTTCCTGATCGTGTCGCGCACCGGCACCGACCTGTATCTGCCCTTTTTCAGCGGGATCGTGCTCGAGCTCGGGCCACTTTATTATGTTTTTGCGATGGTGCTGATCGTCGGTTTCGGCAATGCCGTGAACCTTACCGATGGGCTCGACGGGCTCGCGACCTTCCCGGTGATCATCGCCAGCATGGCGATGCTCGTCATCGTTTATTTGTCGGGCAATGTGAAATTCGCCGAATATCTGGGGATCCCGCATGTTCCGGGGGCGGGTGAGCTAGCCATTTTCGCCGCCGCGATTATCGGCGCCTGCCTCGCTTTCCTCTGGTTCAACGCGCCGCCTGCCGCCGTCTTCATGGGCGACACCGGCAGCCTTGCCCTCGGCGGCGCGCTTGCGACCATCGCGGTGACCGCGCAGCACGAATTGGTACTCGTCCTCATCGGGGGGCTGTTCGTGGTCGAGGCACTGTCGGTGATCATCCAGGTCTTCTGGTACAAGCGCACCGGCAAGCGCGTGTTCCGCATGGCGCCGATCCATCATCATTTCGAACAATTGGGCTGGCCTGAATCCACCGTCGTCATCCGCTTCTGGATCGTCTCGATCGTCCTCGCGCTCGCCGGACTCGCGACCTTGAAACTGCGGTGA
- a CDS encoding cell division protein FtsQ/DivIB codes for MSKTQIKRGKAPPRRPTRAPKKRRKVQTSRLNAIINALPISPQRLQKVANWTIGLSLCAVVAIAAHATGVTAKIHEEYAQAVGRAGFQVKKVEVVGADRIDRLKVYDIALAQKDRSMAAVDLEDVRADLMRYGWIKDARVSRRLPDTLVVDIVERTPAAIWQHNNRLSLIDEKGVVLEPVTVATMPDLPLVIGPKANQRSQDLDRLLTEASSLKELLAGATWVGNRRWDLRFRSGETLSLPEGEAEAKAALAKFAHMDGANRLLGRGILRFDMRDPARFVLRLPHEGQVAPAKLDDARAAVDAVAAATSNEG; via the coding sequence ATGAGCAAGACACAGATCAAGCGCGGAAAGGCGCCGCCGCGCCGGCCGACGCGCGCGCCGAAGAAGCGGCGGAAGGTGCAGACCTCGCGCCTCAACGCGATCATCAACGCGCTGCCGATCAGCCCGCAGCGGTTACAGAAGGTCGCCAACTGGACGATCGGGCTCAGCTTGTGCGCGGTCGTCGCCATTGCCGCGCACGCGACGGGCGTGACCGCAAAGATCCACGAGGAATATGCTCAGGCGGTCGGGCGCGCCGGTTTCCAGGTCAAGAAGGTCGAAGTCGTCGGGGCCGACCGCATCGACCGGCTGAAGGTTTATGACATTGCGCTCGCGCAGAAGGACCGCTCGATGGCGGCGGTCGATCTTGAGGACGTGCGCGCCGACCTGATGCGCTACGGCTGGATCAAGGATGCGCGCGTGTCGCGCCGCCTGCCCGACACGCTTGTCGTCGACATCGTCGAGCGTACCCCGGCGGCGATTTGGCAGCATAATAATCGCCTGTCGCTGATCGACGAAAAGGGCGTCGTGCTCGAACCCGTCACCGTTGCGACGATGCCCGACCTGCCGCTTGTCATCGGACCGAAGGCGAACCAGCGCTCGCAGGATCTCGACCGTCTGCTGACCGAGGCGAGCAGCCTCAAGGAATTGCTCGCGGGTGCGACGTGGGTCGGCAACCGCCGTTGGGACCTGCGCTTCCGTAGCGGTGAGACGCTATCGCTTCCTGAAGGCGAAGCCGAGGCCAAGGCGGCGCTCGCCAAATTCGCGCATATGGACGGTGCCAATCGTTTGCTCGGCCGCGGCATCCTGCGTTTTGATATGCGCGATCCCGCGCGCTTCGTGCTACGCCTGCCGCACGAAGGGCAGGTGGCTCCCGCGAAGCTCGACGATGCGCGCGCCGCGGTCGATGCCGTCGCCGCCGCGACGTCGAACGAAGGATAA
- a CDS encoding UDP-N-acetylmuramoyl-tripeptide--D-alanyl-D-alanine ligase: MNPLWTARAIAAATGGEASADFTVQGVAFDSREVTNGDLFVAMKGEVADGHAFIDKAIAAGAAGIVCESAIDHPHVRVADSAAALNALGTASRARSHGRIIGVTGSAGKTGTKEALFAALDRFRPGKAHRSVKSYNNHVGVPLSLARMPSTADYGVFEMGMNHAGELAELTRMVRPHVAIVTTIAPAHMEFFGSEEAIADAKGEIFEGLEPGGTAIVPFDSPHYACLRAKAEKHAAHVVSFGLGAGADVRAVDWLSDGKGGSLVTAQVQESLLCFTIAQAGAHWVSNSLAVLAAVKAVGGDLPAAGLAFAEMAGLTGRGARHRVPFGGGHILVIDESYNANPASMAATIGQFGSESGDRRIAILGAMRELGPGSDDYHAALAAPLVAAGVQFALLVGEEMAPLAKALEGRIDFEHVPAHSAAVGRLKDLIRPGDAVLVKGSNSVGLSHVVTALTNGDY, translated from the coding sequence ATGAACCCGCTCTGGACAGCCCGCGCTATCGCAGCCGCCACCGGCGGCGAGGCGAGCGCTGACTTCACCGTCCAGGGCGTCGCTTTCGATTCGCGCGAAGTGACGAACGGCGACCTGTTTGTCGCGATGAAGGGCGAGGTCGCCGATGGCCACGCGTTCATCGACAAGGCCATCGCCGCGGGCGCCGCGGGCATCGTCTGCGAAAGTGCTATCGATCATCCGCACGTCCGCGTCGCCGACAGCGCCGCGGCGCTGAACGCACTTGGCACCGCGTCGCGTGCGCGAAGCCATGGCCGCATCATCGGCGTGACCGGCTCGGCAGGAAAGACCGGAACGAAAGAAGCGCTGTTCGCGGCGCTCGATCGCTTCCGTCCCGGCAAGGCGCACCGCTCGGTCAAAAGCTATAACAACCATGTCGGCGTGCCATTGAGTCTCGCGCGCATGCCGTCGACTGCCGATTATGGCGTGTTCGAAATGGGGATGAATCACGCCGGCGAACTGGCCGAACTGACGCGGATGGTGCGCCCCCACGTCGCCATCGTCACCACCATCGCCCCCGCGCATATGGAATTTTTCGGCAGTGAAGAAGCGATCGCCGATGCGAAGGGCGAGATCTTCGAAGGCCTCGAACCCGGCGGCACCGCGATCGTCCCGTTCGACAGCCCGCATTATGCGTGCCTCCGCGCCAAAGCCGAAAAGCACGCCGCGCACGTTGTCAGCTTCGGCCTGGGCGCCGGTGCCGATGTCCGCGCGGTCGATTGGCTGTCCGATGGCAAGGGGGGCTCGCTCGTCACAGCGCAGGTGCAGGAATCGCTGCTCTGCTTCACCATCGCGCAAGCGGGCGCGCATTGGGTGTCCAATTCGCTCGCCGTGCTCGCGGCGGTGAAGGCTGTCGGTGGTGACCTCCCCGCGGCGGGACTGGCGTTTGCGGAAATGGCGGGCCTTACGGGCCGCGGCGCGCGCCACCGCGTCCCGTTCGGCGGCGGCCATATCCTCGTCATCGACGAAAGCTATAACGCCAACCCCGCCTCGATGGCCGCGACGATTGGCCAGTTCGGCAGCGAATCCGGCGACCGTCGCATCGCGATTCTCGGCGCGATGCGCGAGCTTGGACCGGGCAGCGATGACTATCACGCCGCCCTCGCGGCTCCGCTCGTCGCGGCCGGGGTGCAATTCGCCCTGCTTGTCGGCGAAGAGATGGCGCCGCTCGCCAAAGCGCTTGAGGGCCGCATCGATTTCGAGCATGTGCCCGCCCACTCGGCCGCGGTAGGGCGGCTGAAGGACCTGATCCGTCCGGGCGACGCCGTGCTGGTCAAGGGGTCGAACAGCGTCGGCCTGTCGCATGTCGTGACGGCGCTGACCAACGGGGACTATTGA
- the murC gene encoding UDP-N-acetylmuramate--L-alanine ligase: MRGVATDIGTIHFIGIGGIGMSGIAEVMHNLGYQVQGSDIADSYVVEGLRKKGIKVAIGHEAHNVDGAQVVVTSTAVKRGNPEVEAALAHRIPLVRRAEMLAELMRLKSTVAIAGTHGKTTTTSLVAALLDAGGIDPTVINGGIINNYGSNARLGASDWMVVEADESDGSFLRLDGTIAVVTNIDPEHLDHYGSFDAIKDAFVEFIENVPFYGAAMLCLDHPEVQAIIPRIRDRRIVTYGFSAQADVRGTNVTPGPDGNRFDVVVRDRDGHSRTIDGIHLPMSGRHNVQNSLAAIAVALHMGVSDDKIVSGFHGFAGVKRRFTKVGEIAAGEGVVTVIDDYAHHPVEIRAVLSAAREGAGAGRVVAVVQPHRFTRLRDHMDDFQQAFNDADIVLALPVYTAGEAPIDGVSSDALVEGLRDRGHRQANVVADVGALASAIAASIAAGDLGAGDKIICLGAGDITKMAAGLAAAVEAA, encoded by the coding sequence ATGCGCGGCGTCGCGACCGACATCGGCACCATCCATTTCATCGGCATCGGCGGCATCGGCATGTCGGGCATTGCCGAGGTGATGCACAATCTCGGCTATCAGGTGCAGGGCAGCGACATCGCCGACTCCTACGTCGTCGAAGGCCTGCGCAAGAAGGGCATTAAGGTCGCGATCGGCCACGAGGCGCATAATGTCGACGGCGCCCAGGTCGTCGTGACCTCCACGGCGGTCAAGCGCGGCAATCCCGAAGTCGAGGCCGCGCTTGCGCACCGGATTCCGCTGGTGCGCCGCGCCGAAATGCTCGCCGAGCTGATGCGCCTCAAATCGACCGTCGCCATCGCCGGCACGCACGGCAAGACGACGACGACCAGCCTCGTTGCGGCCTTGCTCGACGCGGGCGGGATCGACCCCACCGTGATCAACGGCGGCATCATCAACAACTACGGCTCGAACGCGCGCCTCGGCGCGTCGGACTGGATGGTGGTCGAGGCCGACGAGAGCGACGGCAGCTTCCTGCGCCTGGACGGCACGATCGCGGTCGTCACCAACATCGACCCCGAACATCTCGACCATTATGGCAGCTTCGACGCGATCAAGGACGCATTCGTCGAGTTCATCGAGAATGTGCCCTTTTATGGTGCGGCGATGCTGTGCCTCGACCATCCCGAGGTGCAGGCGATCATTCCGCGCATCCGCGACCGCCGCATCGTCACTTACGGCTTCTCGGCGCAGGCCGACGTGCGCGGCACCAATGTGACGCCGGGCCCCGACGGCAATCGCTTCGACGTCGTCGTGCGCGACCGCGATGGCCACAGCCGGACGATCGATGGCATCCATCTGCCGATGTCGGGCCGCCACAATGTCCAGAACTCGCTCGCGGCGATTGCCGTGGCGCTGCATATGGGCGTGTCGGACGACAAGATTGTGTCGGGCTTCCACGGCTTTGCCGGGGTAAAGCGCCGCTTTACCAAAGTCGGCGAGATCGCGGCGGGCGAGGGTGTCGTTACCGTGATCGACGATTATGCGCACCACCCTGTCGAGATCCGTGCTGTCCTGTCGGCTGCGCGCGAAGGGGCGGGGGCAGGGCGCGTGGTCGCCGTCGTCCAGCCGCACCGCTTCACGCGCCTTCGCGATCATATGGACGATTTCCAGCAGGCGTTTAACGACGCCGATATCGTGCTCGCGCTGCCCGTCTATACTGCGGGCGAGGCGCCCATCGACGGCGTGTCTTCGGATGCGCTGGTCGAAGGCCTACGCGACCGCGGCCACCGTCAGGCGAACGTCGTCGCCGACGTCGGCGCGCTTGCCTCCGCCATCGCCGCGAGCATCGCTGCGGGCGATCTTGGCGCGGGCGACAAGATCATCTGTCTTGGCGCTGGCGACATCACCAAGATGGCGGCGGGTTTGGCTGCTGCGGTCGAGGCGGCATGA
- a CDS encoding D-alanine--D-alanine ligase, giving the protein MSRGPWHVAVLMGGWSAEREVSLMSGNGVADALESRGHKVTRIDMDRDVALRLAEAKPDVVFNALHGVPGEDGTVQGMLDLMGLKYTHSGLVTSVIAIDKELTKQALVPHGIPMPTGTMVDSESLFTIDPLPRPYVLKPVNEGSSVGVAIVKDDSNYGNPIAREAVGPWQEFDRLLAEPFIKGRELTVAVLGDTALAVTELRVKSGFYDYDAKYTDGLTEHVCPADVPDDVAQRMKDLALQSHRLLGCKGASRSDFRWDDEHGLAGIFLLEVNTQPGMTPLSLVPEQGRAVGMDYAELVERIVGEALS; this is encoded by the coding sequence GTGAGCCGGGGTCCGTGGCATGTCGCCGTCCTGATGGGCGGCTGGTCGGCCGAGCGCGAAGTATCGCTGATGAGCGGCAACGGTGTCGCCGATGCGCTCGAATCGCGCGGCCACAAGGTCACGCGCATCGATATGGACCGCGACGTCGCGCTGCGGCTCGCCGAGGCGAAACCCGATGTCGTGTTCAACGCGCTCCACGGCGTTCCGGGTGAAGACGGAACCGTGCAGGGCATGCTCGACCTGATGGGTCTCAAATATACGCACAGCGGCCTCGTCACCTCGGTGATCGCGATTGACAAGGAATTGACCAAGCAGGCGCTCGTGCCGCATGGAATCCCCATGCCGACGGGGACGATGGTCGACAGCGAAAGCCTCTTTACAATCGACCCCTTGCCGCGCCCCTATGTGTTGAAACCCGTCAACGAAGGATCGTCGGTCGGGGTCGCGATCGTCAAGGACGACAGCAATTATGGCAACCCGATCGCGCGCGAGGCCGTGGGGCCGTGGCAGGAATTCGACCGCTTGCTCGCCGAGCCTTTCATCAAAGGGCGCGAACTTACCGTCGCGGTCCTTGGCGACACCGCGCTCGCCGTCACCGAACTGCGCGTCAAGTCGGGCTTCTACGATTATGATGCCAAATATACCGACGGTCTGACCGAACATGTCTGCCCCGCCGACGTCCCCGATGACGTCGCGCAGCGGATGAAGGATCTGGCGCTGCAATCGCACCGCCTGCTTGGCTGCAAGGGCGCCTCGCGCTCGGATTTTCGCTGGGACGACGAACATGGCCTCGCGGGTATCTTCCTGCTCGAGGTCAACACCCAGCCGGGCATGACGCCACTCAGCCTCGTGCCCGAACAGGGACGCGCGGTGGGCATGGATTATGCCGAACTGGTCGAACGCATCGTGGGGGAAGCGTTATCATGA
- a CDS encoding FtsW/RodA/SpoVE family cell cycle protein: MDTTTERPVIAATRTTKRRGPRLSRADRTPLGLWFWEIDRVLLLLVSILVAVGLVAVAAASPVAAQKLSTSTASLDPLYYFYRQLMWVVVGVPVMLAVSMLPKPQARRFAIYGTIAFLFLLFMVPLVGTTVNGAQRWLGSGVFRLQPSEFLKPFFAVALAWILSLRLHDQSLPVVPLALALTGVIALLLMGQPDLGQTVIFVATWLVLVMVAGLSMRILAGLAGAGVVGLVLAYFFYPVAQQRINIWLFAEGDSFQVDKAHATLTAGGLIGTGPGAGLAKFQLPEAHTDYIFSVIGEEFGMIACIGIAVLYLAIIVRVLVRLLDEEDSFLILAVAGLIAQFGGQAVINMAVNTQIFPSKGMTLPFISYGGSSFIALSIGMGLLLSLTRRNPYAARVSMTRNWNKK, translated from the coding sequence ATGGACACCACGACCGAAAGGCCGGTGATCGCTGCCACGCGCACGACGAAACGCCGCGGCCCGCGCCTCAGCCGCGCCGACCGCACCCCGCTGGGCCTGTGGTTCTGGGAAATCGACCGCGTCCTGCTGCTGCTCGTGTCGATCCTCGTCGCGGTCGGACTGGTCGCCGTGGCCGCCGCCTCGCCCGTCGCCGCGCAAAAACTGTCGACCTCGACTGCGTCGCTCGATCCGCTCTATTATTTCTATCGCCAGCTGATGTGGGTGGTGGTCGGCGTTCCGGTGATGCTCGCGGTGTCGATGCTGCCCAAGCCGCAGGCGCGGCGTTTTGCCATTTACGGCACGATCGCCTTTCTTTTCCTGCTTTTCATGGTGCCGCTCGTCGGGACCACGGTGAACGGCGCGCAGCGCTGGCTAGGCAGCGGCGTGTTCCGGCTCCAGCCGTCGGAATTTTTGAAGCCTTTTTTTGCGGTGGCGCTCGCATGGATCCTGTCGCTGCGGTTACACGACCAGAGTTTGCCGGTCGTGCCGCTCGCGCTTGCGCTGACCGGCGTGATTGCGCTGCTCCTGATGGGCCAACCCGACCTTGGCCAGACGGTTATCTTTGTCGCGACCTGGCTGGTGCTGGTGATGGTCGCGGGGCTGTCGATGCGTATCCTTGCAGGGCTTGCCGGGGCGGGGGTGGTCGGGCTTGTGCTCGCCTATTTCTTCTATCCGGTGGCGCAGCAGCGCATCAACATCTGGCTTTTTGCCGAGGGCGACAGCTTCCAGGTCGACAAGGCGCATGCGACGCTGACCGCGGGCGGCCTCATCGGCACTGGCCCCGGCGCGGGGCTGGCGAAGTTCCAACTGCCCGAGGCGCACACCGACTATATCTTTTCGGTGATCGGTGAAGAATTCGGGATGATTGCGTGTATCGGGATCGCGGTGCTCTATCTTGCGATCATCGTCCGCGTCCTTGTCCGCCTGCTCGACGAAGAGGATAGCTTCCTGATCCTCGCTGTCGCAGGGCTGATCGCGCAGTTCGGTGGGCAGGCAGTGATCAACATGGCGGTGAATACGCAGATCTTCCCATCGAAGGGGATGACGCTGCCGTTTATCAGCTATGGCGGCTCGTCGTTCATCGCATTGTCGATCGGAATGGGTTTGCTCTTGTCGCTGACCCGGCGGAACCCCTATGCGGCACGGGTGTCGATGACCCGAAACTGGAACAAGAAATGA
- the murD gene encoding UDP-N-acetylmuramoyl-L-alanine--D-glutamate ligase, which translates to MISSRVFAGRRYAVLGLARSGLATVEALVASGAGVTAWDDREEARDDAMALGADIGNPLEIDLIGFAGVVVSPGVPLNRHPIAAHAREAHVPVIGDVELFAEARGDLPPHKVVGITGTNGKSTVTALITHMLESAGVPTLMGGNIGLPILSRDPLPEGGVYVLELSSYQIDLSHSLACDVAVLTNLSPDHLDRYDGFAGYAASKARLFGLQHRDQVAIVAVDDDPSKMIASRINHRLHRVSGKDIDPVDQARWPALQGPHNAQNAVCAIAVCRVLGLNDEQIERGLATYKSLPHRMELVGEVGGVSWFNDSKATNAASAAPALAAFPPAPDQRLHWIAGGKAKGDGLAACRPWFGHVKKAYLIGEAMEPFAAEIGDAIRVERSGDIATAVKQAAAAAKPGDIVLLSPACASFDQFKDYEQRGDVFRAAVQALGA; encoded by the coding sequence GTGATTTCCTCGCGCGTCTTTGCCGGCCGCCGCTATGCGGTGCTGGGACTGGCGCGCTCGGGTCTGGCGACCGTCGAGGCGCTCGTCGCCAGCGGCGCGGGCGTCACGGCGTGGGACGACCGCGAGGAAGCCCGCGACGACGCGATGGCGCTCGGCGCCGATATCGGCAATCCGCTCGAAATCGACCTGATCGGCTTTGCGGGCGTCGTCGTCTCGCCCGGCGTGCCGCTGAACCGCCATCCGATCGCCGCGCATGCGCGCGAGGCGCATGTGCCGGTGATCGGCGATGTCGAACTCTTCGCCGAGGCGCGCGGCGACCTGCCGCCGCACAAGGTGGTCGGCATCACCGGCACCAACGGCAAGTCGACGGTGACGGCGCTGATCACGCACATGCTGGAAAGCGCCGGCGTGCCGACGTTGATGGGCGGAAACATCGGCCTGCCGATCCTCAGCCGCGACCCGCTGCCGGAAGGCGGTGTCTATGTCCTCGAACTTTCGAGTTATCAGATCGACCTGTCGCACAGTCTCGCTTGCGATGTCGCGGTGCTCACCAACCTTAGCCCCGACCACCTCGACCGCTATGACGGTTTCGCCGGTTACGCAGCGTCAAAGGCGCGCTTGTTCGGCCTGCAGCATCGCGATCAGGTCGCGATCGTCGCGGTCGACGACGATCCGTCGAAGATGATCGCGAGTCGCATCAACCACCGCCTCCACCGCGTGTCGGGCAAGGATATCGACCCGGTTGACCAAGCGCGCTGGCCGGCCTTGCAGGGGCCGCACAATGCGCAGAACGCCGTGTGCGCGATCGCGGTGTGCCGCGTGCTGGGGCTGAATGACGAACAGATTGAACGCGGTCTCGCGACCTACAAGTCGCTGCCGCACCGAATGGAATTGGTCGGCGAAGTCGGGGGGGTCAGCTGGTTCAATGACAGCAAGGCTACCAATGCGGCTTCCGCTGCACCGGCGCTGGCGGCATTTCCGCCAGCGCCGGACCAGCGTCTGCACTGGATTGCGGGCGGCAAGGCCAAGGGCGACGGCCTCGCGGCGTGTCGTCCATGGTTCGGCCATGTAAAAAAGGCCTATCTGATCGGCGAGGCGATGGAGCCGTTCGCGGCCGAGATCGGCGATGCGATTCGGGTCGAGCGCTCGGGCGACATCGCAACGGCTGTCAAACAAGCCGCCGCGGCAGCGAAGCCGGGCGATATCGTCCTGCTGTCGCCGGCCTGCGCGTCGTTCGACCAGTTCAAGGATTATGAGCAGCGCGGCGATGTGTTTCGTGCGGCTGTTCAGGCGCTCGGGGCATGA